A single genomic interval of Agrobacterium larrymoorei harbors:
- a CDS encoding recombinase family protein — translation MTAIGYARVSTGDQDTALQLDALKKAGCQKLFEDKASGVKTDRPGLTDAIRYARDGDTLTVWKLDRLGRSMKHLIEIVTELEAKGVGFRSITENIDTTTSGGRLVFHLFGALAQFERDLIRERTRAGLQAAEERGRRGGRQAVVTPEKLAKARQHLAAGLNVREAAARVKIGKTALYQALKLR, via the coding sequence ATGACCGCAATCGGCTACGCAAGGGTCTCGACCGGAGACCAGGACACCGCGTTGCAGCTCGACGCCTTGAAGAAAGCGGGCTGCCAGAAGCTGTTCGAGGACAAGGCATCGGGTGTGAAGACCGATCGGCCCGGTCTGACGGACGCTATCCGCTATGCGCGTGACGGCGATACGCTGACGGTCTGGAAGCTGGACCGTCTCGGCCGATCGATGAAACACCTGATCGAGATCGTTACCGAGCTGGAAGCGAAAGGTGTTGGCTTTCGCTCTATCACCGAAAATATCGACACCACGACATCGGGCGGGCGACTTGTCTTCCACCTGTTCGGGGCACTCGCGCAGTTCGAGCGCGACCTGATTCGAGAGAGAACGCGCGCCGGGCTGCAAGCCGCCGAAGAGCGTGGCCGGCGCGGCGGCCGTCAAGCGGTAGTGACGCCCGAAAAGCTCGCGAAGGCCCGCCAGCATCTGGCCGCTGGCCTTAACGTGCGAGAGGCTGCTGCCCGTGTGAAAATCGGAAAAACCGCTCTTTACCAAGCGCTCAAGCTTAGATGA
- a CDS encoding GNAT family N-acetyltransferase encodes MIAIETDRLWLQQHSIDEFARYAKLWSSTGSEVAGVPSIPPLSHEEAWARLLRFVGHWSVFGFGPFIVVDKATNSAVGEVGFAHFHRGHGADFDGSPEAMWKIDHRSQGKGIASEAVLAAIEWFDQKLIAKRTVCMIDPHNTASLRIAAHFGFNPFADTTYRNNTVLLFQRLTE; translated from the coding sequence GTGATAGCTATTGAAACCGATCGCCTTTGGCTGCAACAGCATTCTATAGATGAATTTGCAAGGTATGCAAAACTTTGGTCTTCCACAGGTTCTGAGGTTGCTGGCGTGCCTAGCATTCCCCCGCTCAGTCACGAGGAAGCTTGGGCGCGACTCTTACGATTTGTGGGGCATTGGTCCGTCTTCGGGTTTGGGCCGTTTATTGTCGTAGATAAGGCTACCAATTCTGCCGTGGGTGAAGTTGGTTTCGCGCACTTCCATCGTGGGCATGGTGCTGACTTCGACGGATCTCCAGAAGCGATGTGGAAAATAGACCACCGTTCCCAAGGAAAAGGAATCGCATCAGAGGCCGTCCTGGCAGCCATCGAGTGGTTTGATCAAAAACTAATTGCCAAACGTACAGTCTGCATGATCGACCCACACAACACGGCATCACTACGAATTGCCGCGCATTTTGGGTTCAATCCGTTCGCGGATACCACTTATAGAAACAATACGGTGCTCCTCTTCCAGAGACTGACCGAGTAA
- the tnpC gene encoding IS66 family transposase: METTPPQGQDELSALRALVAEQAAKLERQDAEVTKRDTIIDILRAQLELLRHRQHGASSEKIDRKIEQFELMLEEIEASRAEAEVRSGRTPLPELEDACEKPKRRPLPDGLPTEERIYPAPCNCPTCGGTSFLKAPDKVVQVMEHVPASVKIVRHVEKRFVCKDCDTSLAGKMPTLPIERGKPGPGLLAHIMVSKFDDHIPLYRLSEMYDRLGIDISRSVMADWMGRASALLGPLILLIRAHIAAVDRIHTDDTPVDVLDPGRGKTRTGRVWVYVFDGRGYQDPRPGAIAYYYSPDRKGVHPAEHLSNFSGVMHADGYAGYNKLYGNQIIEAACMAHVRRKFHDVIKLKPSTIAQEALSRIGALYDIEDRIRGMLPDERRDLRQQHAKPILDELKEWIEDVQTTLPQKQKLAEAMRYALSRWAALSVYLDDGRVEIDNNIAERAMRPLGIGRKNWLFAGSDKGGERIANILSIIETAKLHGHNPEAYLTDVLARIQDHPKDRLENLLPWNWTPANARCEAA; this comes from the coding sequence ATGGAAACAACGCCGCCACAGGGTCAGGACGAGCTATCTGCACTGCGTGCATTGGTTGCTGAACAGGCGGCGAAACTCGAGCGACAAGACGCGGAAGTTACCAAGCGCGATACCATAATCGACATTTTGCGCGCGCAGTTGGAGTTGCTGCGCCATCGACAGCATGGGGCCTCGTCCGAGAAAATAGACCGCAAGATCGAACAATTCGAACTGATGCTCGAGGAGATTGAAGCGTCCCGCGCCGAGGCTGAGGTTCGCTCTGGAAGGACACCACTGCCGGAGCTGGAAGATGCCTGCGAAAAGCCAAAACGCAGACCTTTGCCGGATGGGCTGCCGACAGAAGAGCGGATCTATCCGGCGCCGTGCAATTGCCCGACCTGCGGCGGGACATCGTTCCTGAAAGCACCTGATAAGGTGGTCCAGGTCATGGAGCATGTGCCGGCATCCGTGAAGATTGTTCGCCATGTCGAAAAGCGCTTCGTTTGCAAGGACTGCGACACTTCGTTGGCTGGCAAGATGCCGACCCTGCCGATCGAGCGCGGCAAACCCGGTCCCGGATTGCTTGCCCATATCATGGTCTCCAAGTTCGACGATCACATCCCACTTTACCGACTGTCGGAGATGTACGATCGGCTTGGGATCGATATCTCCCGTTCCGTGATGGCCGACTGGATGGGGCGTGCATCGGCTTTGCTCGGCCCCCTGATTTTGCTGATCAGAGCGCATATCGCGGCCGTCGATCGGATCCATACCGACGACACTCCGGTCGATGTTCTCGACCCTGGACGAGGAAAGACCAGGACCGGGAGGGTCTGGGTCTACGTCTTCGATGGGCGTGGCTATCAAGATCCCAGGCCCGGAGCGATCGCTTATTATTACAGCCCTGACCGCAAGGGGGTTCACCCAGCCGAACATCTTTCCAACTTCAGTGGCGTGATGCACGCGGACGGCTATGCTGGCTACAACAAGCTGTACGGCAATCAGATCATAGAGGCTGCCTGCATGGCGCATGTACGCCGCAAATTCCATGACGTGATCAAACTCAAGCCATCAACGATCGCGCAGGAAGCGCTGTCGCGCATTGGTGCTCTCTACGATATCGAGGATCGTATCCGTGGCATGTTGCCTGACGAGAGGCGGGATTTGCGCCAGCAGCATGCCAAACCCATCCTGGACGAGCTGAAAGAGTGGATTGAGGATGTCCAGACAACACTGCCACAGAAACAGAAGCTGGCGGAAGCGATGCGGTATGCGCTGTCACGATGGGCAGCATTGAGCGTCTATCTTGATGACGGCCGGGTTGAAATCGACAACAACATAGCTGAGCGTGCCATGCGACCACTGGGAATTGGCCGAAAGAACTGGTTATTTGCGGGCTCCGACAAGGGTGGTGAGCGCATCGCAAATATCTTGAGCATCATCGAAACCGCAAAGCTTCATGGCCACAATCCGGAAGCCTATCTGACCGATGTGCTGGCCCGGATCCAGGATCATCCCAAAGACCGACTTGAAAATCTGCTGCCTTGGAACTGGACGCCGGCAAACGCTCGGTGCGAGGCTGCCTGA
- a CDS encoding ParB/RepB/Spo0J family partition protein — protein sequence MTSANTQSETITVALDKLDRDPKNVRKTYRKDGIEELAANIRADGYRILQNIIVRKADKRGRFFVIAGERRRLALNLLAEAGEIARDFAVEAKLRDAADATSISLAENVMREDMHPVDQYEAFKVLNEEGVTIADIAARFGTSDTIVKRRLALARLSPALLQLYRDEEMTFEHLTAFTVSDDHDLQLRVWESLPSWNRNTYTIKGALRGDAIAATDRRLRLIGGLEAYEQAGGAVKRDLFDERAQGYATDIALVERLAAEKMEALAAEL from the coding sequence ATGACCAGTGCCAATACGCAGTCCGAAACCATCACCGTCGCACTCGACAAGCTCGACCGCGACCCGAAAAACGTTCGCAAGACCTACCGCAAGGACGGCATCGAGGAGCTGGCCGCGAACATTCGCGCCGATGGCTACCGCATCCTTCAGAACATCATCGTGCGAAAGGCCGACAAGCGCGGTCGCTTCTTCGTCATCGCAGGCGAACGTCGCCGCCTTGCCCTCAACCTACTGGCCGAGGCAGGCGAGATCGCCAGGGATTTCGCCGTCGAAGCAAAACTCCGCGATGCAGCCGACGCCACCAGCATCAGCCTTGCCGAAAACGTCATGCGCGAGGATATGCATCCGGTCGATCAATACGAGGCGTTCAAAGTTCTGAACGAGGAAGGTGTGACGATTGCCGATATCGCCGCCCGCTTCGGAACCTCTGACACCATCGTCAAGCGCCGCCTTGCCCTTGCCCGTCTCTCCCCTGCCCTCCTCCAGCTCTACCGTGACGAGGAAATGACCTTCGAGCACCTGACGGCCTTTACCGTCAGCGATGACCACGACTTGCAGCTTCGCGTCTGGGAAAGCCTGCCATCGTGGAACCGCAACACCTATACCATCAAGGGAGCCTTGCGCGGGGATGCGATTGCCGCGACCGACAGGCGTTTGCGCCTGATCGGTGGATTGGAGGCTTACGAGCAGGCGGGTGGTGCGGTGAAACGCGATCTGTTCGATGAGCGCGCCCAAGGCTATGCCACCGATATTGCCTTGGTGGAGAGGCTTGCAGCCGAGAAGATGGAAGCACTGGCGGCAGAGCTTTGA
- the tnpA gene encoding IS66-like element accessory protein TnpA — protein MARMEIMSGTERRRRWSDEAKLRILAEADEPGARIGDVARRHDVHPGQIRLWRKSFNYVDRPTVFLPVEIVEEFGVSQASTTATRLAIVEILLRNGRSLKVPVDVELKLLGPLVACVEAA, from the coding sequence ATGGCCCGCATGGAGATCATGTCCGGTACCGAGCGCAGACGGCGCTGGTCGGACGAGGCGAAGCTGAGGATACTGGCGGAAGCTGATGAGCCGGGTGCTCGCATTGGTGACGTGGCGCGCCGGCATGACGTTCATCCTGGCCAGATCCGCTTGTGGCGAAAGTCGTTCAACTATGTTGATCGACCGACGGTGTTCCTTCCAGTGGAAATCGTGGAGGAGTTTGGCGTAAGTCAGGCGTCTACGACGGCAACGAGGCTGGCGATCGTCGAGATCTTGCTTCGAAACGGTCGGAGTTTGAAGGTTCCTGTTGACGTTGAGTTGAAACTGCTCGGCCCGCTCGTCGCTTGCGTGGAGGCGGCATGA
- a CDS encoding ADP-ribosylglycohydrolase family protein, whose amino-acid sequence MGQSIIDRAKGCFLGQLAGDALGSLVEFQSKAQIKETYPSGVRDMHDGGTWNTLAGQPTDDSEMAIALARSITEADGYNEKNALRAYREWMNSEPFDIGATVSSGLRGLKNIASEANGALMRVSPIGILGSNFTLEQVGRWAELDAMITHPSFVCRQANILFAKALAYAITNNPTPSEIYRAVLAWSQDINAETKLVNAIQKAQSYPPENFERNQGWVLIAFQNAFYQLLNCGSLEHGVVDTISYGGDTDTNGAIVGALLGAVYGTSAIPLRWRESLMNCKPDRNRIDVYRPRPEKYWPIYADNIVDSLLNITPRR is encoded by the coding sequence ATGGGTCAGAGTATCATCGACAGAGCAAAGGGCTGCTTTCTCGGCCAACTCGCCGGAGACGCTCTGGGCTCGCTTGTAGAATTTCAATCGAAGGCTCAAATAAAAGAAACATATCCATCTGGTGTCCGGGACATGCATGATGGTGGAACGTGGAATACCCTTGCAGGGCAACCAACCGACGATTCCGAAATGGCGATTGCTTTGGCAAGATCAATTACAGAGGCCGACGGTTATAACGAGAAAAACGCGCTCCGGGCTTACCGGGAATGGATGAATTCGGAACCGTTCGACATCGGGGCAACAGTTTCGTCGGGACTACGGGGCCTGAAAAATATCGCGAGCGAGGCGAATGGTGCATTGATGCGTGTATCGCCTATCGGGATTTTGGGTTCAAACTTCACACTTGAACAAGTGGGAAGGTGGGCGGAGCTTGACGCGATGATTACTCATCCGTCTTTTGTGTGTCGTCAAGCTAACATACTGTTTGCAAAAGCGTTGGCGTACGCGATCACTAATAACCCGACGCCGTCTGAAATATACCGTGCAGTTCTAGCTTGGTCCCAAGATATTAACGCCGAGACAAAACTAGTTAACGCGATACAGAAAGCACAATCGTATCCTCCGGAAAATTTCGAAAGGAATCAGGGATGGGTTCTAATAGCTTTTCAGAATGCTTTCTACCAGCTTCTTAATTGTGGCTCATTAGAACATGGTGTGGTTGATACGATCTCGTACGGGGGAGATACAGATACAAATGGTGCAATCGTAGGGGCTCTTTTGGGTGCAGTATATGGAACGTCAGCGATCCCATTGCGATGGCGCGAATCCTTAATGAACTGCAAGCCCGACCGTAATCGGATCGATGTCTATCGACCTAGACCAGAAAAATACTGGCCTATATATGCCGACAACATTGTCGACTCATTATTGAATATCACTCCCCGAAGATGA
- the tnpB gene encoding IS66 family insertion sequence element accessory protein TnpB (TnpB, as the term is used for proteins encoded by IS66 family insertion elements, is considered an accessory protein, since TnpC, encoded by a neighboring gene, is a DDE family transposase.) → MIGPSGNVQVYLACGVTDMRRGIDGLSALVEGVIRQAPGSGAIFGFRGRRADRIKLLWWDGQGFCLFYKVLERGYFPWPAAKDGVVHLTQAQLSMLVEGIDWRRPTWTSAPHRTG, encoded by the coding sequence ATGATCGGGCCGTCAGGGAATGTACAGGTTTATCTGGCCTGCGGAGTGACTGACATGCGTCGCGGTATCGACGGTTTGTCAGCGCTGGTCGAGGGGGTGATCAGACAAGCGCCTGGTTCTGGCGCGATCTTCGGGTTCCGCGGCAGGCGCGCGGACCGAATCAAGCTTTTATGGTGGGACGGCCAAGGCTTTTGCCTGTTTTACAAGGTTTTGGAACGCGGATACTTCCCATGGCCGGCGGCCAAAGATGGCGTTGTGCATCTGACGCAGGCTCAGTTGTCGATGCTCGTCGAGGGGATCGACTGGCGACGACCGACATGGACGTCAGCGCCTCATCGCACGGGCTGA